The Oncorhynchus mykiss isolate Arlee chromosome 22, USDA_OmykA_1.1, whole genome shotgun sequence sequence TGGTAGAGTCTGGAGACTTAATACCTGCCTCTGCTTTGTAATCAGATTATTCAGAGGGTAATACCGAGACACTGGGGTCGAAAGGTCACGGTGTTACACAGAAGTCACTAAACCAGTGAAGTTTAAAAGGTAATGTAGAGAAGGGCGTActtcaggtagagagagaaggatgatatTTTATTGATTTATCAGCATACTTGATTGATAAAAAAAGGTGAAAGGTGCCAAAGTGAAGAAAAGGTTTCGACTCTAAGCCACGGGTGGCTGTGTATGTGGTATGGACCTGGGCTCGATGTCACATGCGTTTCTCAAAACACGGCATAGATTTAACCGTAATTAGAGAATGTGTCAATATTATTGTAATTTTGTAACCTATGTCTGCAAATATTGAGGCTTTGATTCTTTGGCACGTTGTTGTGCACATCTTGTTACACATCCTGAAATATTGTAGGCAAAAATCACAGATGGTAGCCAACAATTAGCAAAATAGAACTCAATCGAGCACTcactttacattttattttaatatgattcaaataaactcagcaaaagaaaagaaacgtcctctcactgtcaactgcgtttattttcagcaaacttaagatGTGTACatttttgtatgaacataacaagattcaacaactgagacataaactgaacaagttccacagacatgtgactaacagaaattgaataatgtgtccctgaacaaaaggggaggaaaaatcaaaagtaacagtcagtatctggtgtggccaccagctgcattaagtactgcagtgcatctcctccccatggactgcaccagatttgccagttcttgctgtgagatgttaccctccACTtccaaaaatcatacaatgtgattttctggattttttttttctcatcttgtctgtcatagttgaagtgtacctatgatgaaaattacaggcctctctcgtctttttaagtgggagaacttgcacaattggtggctgactaaatacttttttgtcccaatgtacatacagtacatacatacatacacacgttatatttatacatacatacatatatgcaCTTGCCGTTGCAGAGCCGGATTAAATGGGTTGGCCAGATCCTGGTGTCTTCTTCACTCTTGTTTTGGGAATACATCGTTTCCTCATCACATTCTTGCACACACAAGGTTTCCATTTGGGTCGTCATTATCTGGACAAGTTGCAAAATCGTATCTAGTGTCAGCTTacccttaaccattagtggggaatacttatcttcttaaaatctgattttaccTCTAACCATagcacactgctaaccctaactacactgctaaccttatgcctaaccctaaccacactgctaaccataaccacactgctaaccctaaccacactgctaaccttatgcctaaccctaaccacactgctaactctaaccacactgctaaccttatgcctaaccctaaccacactgctaactctaaccacactgctaaccttatgcctaaccctaaccacactgctaactctAACCACACTCTAACCTTATACCTAatcctaaccacactgctaaccttatgcctaaccctaaccacactgctaaccttatgcctaaccctaactacactgctaaccttatgcctaaccctaaccacactgctaaccttatgcctaaccctaaccacactgctaactctAACCACACTCTAACCTTATACCTAatcctaaccacactgctaaccttatgcctaaccctaactacactgctaaccttatgcctaaccctaaccacactgctaaccttatgcctaaccctaaccacactgctaaccttatgcctaaccctaaccgcactgctaaccttatgcctaacccaaaccacactgctaaccttatgcctaaccctaaccacactgctaactctAACCACACTCTAACCTTATACCTAatcctaaccacactgctaaccttatgcctaaccctaactacactgctaaccttacgcctaaccctaaccacactgctaaccttaagcctaaccctaaccacactaaccttatgcctaaccctaactacACTGCTAAccataaccacactgctaaccctaaccacactgctaaccttatacctaaccctaaccacactgctaaccttatgcctaaccctaactacactgctaaccttacgcctaaccctaaccacactgctaaccttatgcctaaccctaaccacactgctaaccttatgcctaaccctaactacactgctaaccttacgcctaaccctaaccacactgctaaccttatgcctaaccctaactacactgctaaccttacgcctaaccctaaccacactgctaaccttatgcctaaccctaaccacactgctaaccttacgcctaaccctaaccacactgctaaccttaagcctaaccctaaccacactgctaaccttacgcctaaccctaaccacactgctaaccttatgcctaaccctaactacactgctaaccttacgcctaaccctaaccacactgctaaccttatgcctaaccctaactacactgctaaccttaagcctaaccctaacctaaaataaaaaacaaaaagctAATTTAGTGGGAACCAAGCCACTGATTCCatttccggtctctccagatatgcAGGTGCAGGACTTCCTGTTGCGGTCGCAGGGGGATGTGGGTAACTCCAGTCACGAGGTGCGGCTCCGGCAGGCCTGCGTCCTATTCGTCCAGAGCGGCGTCCAGCTACTTCCTGTTTTTACCCAGCATGCAGCAGCCTTGGGCAACAGCAGTCTGGTGCGAGCCAACTTCAGCCAGCCCAACCACAGCCGAAGCCAGCTGCAACAGTGGGGACGTAACCACGGCACCGGTGAGCCGCTCCAGTCCGGTGGCAGCGGGGAGCTGTTTGGGTCTGGCGAGGCCCAGGAAGAGACCTCGTTGTGGGGCCAGCGGCTGCAGATGGCCCTGGTCAACACTGTAAACTTCCGGGGCGTGTGGCAGAAACAGTTCCTCTTCACTGACACCCAGAaccttcccttcaccctgtcgGACGGCAGCACCATCAAGGTGCCCATGATGCACCAGGCCACAGAGGTCAACTTTGGTAAGTGAGAAGAGACAACGGcaatatctttctctctgtctctccctttggctGCCGCTTACAGTCAATCCATCAAGCACCACACCGCATTTATCTTAATGGTAGAGTTGGAGTTTTGGTTCGTACTACAGTAATCTAGATCATTTGACATTGTACAATTGTAAAGTATAAGTGTTTAGTGTTTCTGCATCGCTTGGTCTTTGGGTGTTCtgggctgggtatctgtaaaacCCTGACAACTGCTAATGTTAAAAAGGGCTTCTAAAATCCATATGATTGATTATCCTGTGTCCTTATTTAAGCGGGTCCCTCTCTTTGTTACCCTTCTATGTGTAGGTCAGTTCCGCACCTTGTCTGATCAGCGCTACACAGTTCTGGAGCTGCCGTACCTGGGCCGCTCCCTCAGTCTGCTGGTAGCTCTGCCCAGCGACAGGAAGACGCCACTGTCCTCTCTGGAATCCCAGCTAACTCCCAGCGCTGTGGCCACCTGGGACACTGGCCTCCGTAGAACCAAGATGGATGTCTTTCTCCCCAGGTAGCCTACACACATCAATATGTTTTCACTTGAAAACATTTCTTATACCAGGTTAGTATCACTGATGTAAAACATTTCCTAGCCCAAAGTGGCTTCCGTTCCCTGTATCCTAACGGACGTTTGCTAAGAGGGATACCTGGGACAGCCCAACTTCACgtcattgaagttgacatttaaaacggtttagggttaggtaaggattATAGTTTAgggtattttgtatttattatggatacccattagctgctgcctaagcatcagttactcttcctgggttcaAACAAAAttaaccattttaaaaacattacaacacattcacagatatcacaacacactgtgtgccctcagaccCCTACTCCACCGCTACCACATGTCTACAGTattaaatccatgtgtatgtatagtgagtATGTTatcgtgtttgtgtgtctgtgccaatgtttgtgttgcttcacagtccccgctgttccataaggtgttttttaaatctgtttttttaaatctaattttacagcttgcatcagttacttcatgtagaatagggttccatgcagtaatgtctctatgtagtactgtggaatagagttccatgtagtcatggctctatgtagtactgtggaatagagttccatgtagtcatggctctatgtagtactgtggaatagagttccatgtagtcatggctctatgtagtactgtggaatagagttccatgtagtcatggctctatgtagtactgtggaatagaggtccatgtagtcatggctctatgtagtactgtggaatagagttccatgtagtcatgtctctatgtagtactgtggaatagggttccatgtagtcatggctctatgtagtactgtggaatagagttccatgtagtcatggctctatgtagtactgtggaatagaggtccatgtagtcatggctctatgtagtactgtggaatagagttccatgtagtcatggctctatgtagtactgtggaatagagttccatgtagtcatggctctatgtagtactgtggaatagagttccatgtagtcatggctctatgtagtactgtggaatagagttccatgtagtcatggctctatgtagtactgtggaatagagttccatgtagtcatggctctatgtagtactgtggaatagagttccatgtagtcatggctctatgtagtactgtggaatagagttccatgtagtcatggctctatgtagtactgtggaatagagttccatgtagtcatggctctatgtagtactgtggaatagagttccatgcagtcatggctctatgtagtactgtggaatagagttccatgtagtcatggctctatgtagtactgtggaatagagttccatgtagtcatggctctatgtagtactgtggaatagagttccatgtagtcatggctctatgtagtactgtggaatagagttccatgtagtcatggctctatgtagtactgtggaatagagttccatgtagtcatggctctatgtagtactgtggaatagagttccatgtagtcatggctctatgtagtactgtggaatagagttccatgtagtcatggctctatgtagtactgtggaatagagttccatgtagtcatggctctatgtagtactgtggaatagagttccatgcagtcatggctctatgtagtactgtggaatagagttccatgcatccatggctctatgtagtactgtggaatagagttccatgtagtcatactctatgtagtactgtggaatagagttccatgcagtcatggctctatgtagtactgtggaatagagttccatgtagtcatggctctatgtagtactgtggaatagagttccatgtagtcatggctctatgtagtactgtggaatagagttccatgtagtcatggctctatgtagtactgtggaatagagttccatgtagtcatgtctctatgtagtactgtggaatagagttccatgtagtcatggctctatgtagtactgtggaatagagttccatgtagtcatggctctatgtagtactgtggaatagagttccatgtagtcatggctctatgtagtactgtgtgcctcccatagtctgttctggacttggggactgtgaagagatctCTGGTGGCATGTCATGTGGGGTATGAATGGGTGTCATCGTCATCCCGAGTATACCATAGCATTTACCATGTCCTAACCTCCATGATGACTGATCTAGTGTGGCGAAACAGGAAAACGGTAGTGTAATGCACTGTCATTTAACAGGTTTAAAATGCAGAACAGGTTCAACCTGAGGTTGATTCTGCCGTCAATGGGGGTCAGTGACGCCTTCAATCCAATGGCAGCAGACTTCACTGGACTCTCAGGTACAGAACACTTAAACAGCCTTTTCCTGGTTTAATGTGAGATTAGGATTGGGGTCAAATTCCATTTCAATTTGTGTCAATTCAAGACGTAAACTGAAATTTGCTTTTCAACGAGGAACATTGTCAAAatttggaatttggtttactttctgagtTGAGCTATAAAAGCCTGTATGAGACTCCATGTCATCCTCAGTACCCTGCAGATGACTGTCCAGTACTTACAGCATTGTGTTTGTTATCTCTCCACAGCAGAGGAAGGCCTGTATGTGTCAGATGCCTTTCATGAGGCCAGGATAGAGGTAACAGAGGACGGGACCAAAGCAGTGGCAGTAACATCTATGGTGCTACTCAAACGATCCCGAGCTCCCGTCTTCAAAGCAGACAGACCTTTCTTCTTCCTCCTGCGACAAGTCAGCACAGGTAGGAGGCCTACCATACAAAATAATTAACAGATGGCTTACATatgcaataaggcccgaggggggtgtggtatatggccaatataccacggctaagggctgttcttatgtacgATGGCTGTATGTGGATTCAGCCATTaggcgtggtatattggccatataccacaaaccccctgaggtgccttactgctattataaactggttaccaacgtaattagagcagtaaaatgtatttttttgtcatacctgtggtatacggtctgatataccacggctttcagccaatcagtattcaggaCTCAAACCATCCACTAATATTCAACACAGTAAAAGAGCATGCTAtagctgcgtttacacaggcagcccaattctgatcttttgccaccGATAGTATTTTTGATCAATCAGATCAGGAGCAGATCAGATTCGggttgcctgtgtaaacgcagccttagtCGGAGTGTTGTACTGCCGTTACAGCATCGCCTTGTTAGTTTGGCCTTCTATTAATCGCTCCATTTatcaaccctctctccctctctccaggatCTGTTCTATTTATGGGGCGTGTGGTGAATCCAGCTGATCAGGCACCCTAGAACCCCCTTACCTCCACTCTAGAACCCCCTTACCTCTACTCTAGAACCCCCTTAACTCCACTCTAGAACCCCCTTACCTCCACCCTAGAACCCCCTTACCTCCACCCTAGAACCCCCTTAACTCCACTCTAGAACCCCCTTACCTCCACCCAAGGACCCCCTACCTCCACCCTAGAACCCCCTTACCTCTACCCTAGAACCCCCTTATCTCCACCCTAGGACCCTCTTACCTCCAACCTAGGACTCCCTTACCTCCACCCTAGATCCCCCTTACCTCTACCCAAGGACCCCCTTACCTCCACTCTAGAACCCCCTTACCTCCACCCTAGGACCCCCTTACCTCCACCCTAGGACCTCCACCCAAGGACCCCCTACCTCTACCCAAGGACCCCCTTACCTCCACCCTAGAACCCCCTTACCTCCACTCTAGGACCCCCACCAACATACCCTACCCCCGCTCATATTCAACCCCAACACACTACCCATATTTATTGGGGACCAGAGGTTTCCAGACATCAGGAAGAGGGACAATATTTGTTGTACATATctgtaaataaaatgtaaataaatctgTGTTTTGCACCCAAAGTGTCTTGGTCATTTACTTCTGTAGCGTAGGACTACTGGCTATTTCCTGGTTGATCCATGGTCACAGAGAGGATTCAGAAACTCTCACATCCACAAAATTAATAAAACTCATGTCAACACTAATTTCTCATAGTTGACTAGTGGAAAAATATTTCTGTTAATACAGTTGATCgtcatgcagttgaagtcggaagtttacataaaccttagccaaatacatttaaacgttttcacaattcctgacatttaatccttgtataagttccctgtcttaggtctgttaggatcaccactttatcttAAGaatgaaatgtcataataatagtagagaattatttattaaagcttgtatttctttcatcacattcccagtgggtcagaagtttacaaacactcaattagcatttggtagcattgcctttaaattgtttaacttgggtcaaacgtttcgagtagccttccacaagcttcccacaataaattgggtgaattttggcccaaacctcctgacagagctggtgtaactgagtcaggtttgtaggcctccttgctcacacacgctttttcagttctgcccacaaatgttcgatatgattgaggtcagggctttgtgatggccactccaataccttgactttgttgtccttaagccattttgccacaactttggaattatgcttggggtcattgtccatttggaagacgcatttgctcccaagctttaacttcctgactgatgtcttgagatgttgcttcaatatatccacataatttcccccccctcatgatgccatctattttgtgaagtgcaccagtccctcctgcagcaacgcacccccacaacatgatgcttgccacctccgtgcttcacggttgggatggtgttcttcggcttgcaagcctccccctttttcctccaaacataacgatggtcatacagttctatttttgtttcctcagaccagaggacatttctccaaaaagtacgatcttcaaatcaaatcaaattggtcacatacagatgttaatgcgagtgtagcgaaatgcttctagttccgaccgtgcagtaatatctaacaagtaatctaacaatttcaaaacAACTACCTTattcacacaagtgtaaaggaatgaataagaatatgtacatataaagatatggatgagtgatggctgaacggcataggcaagatagagtagatggtatagagtacagtatacatatgagatgagtaatgtagggtatgtaaacattatatgaagtggcattgtttaaagtgactagtgatacatttattacatccaattttttattattaaagtggctagagatttgagtcagtatgttggcagcaaccactcaatgttagtgatggctgtttaacagtctgatggccttgagattgaagctgtttttcggtcccagctttgatgcatctgtactgacctcgccttctggatggtagcggggtgaacaggcagtggctcgggtggttgttgtccttgatctttttggccttcctgtgatatcgggtggtatcctggagggcaggtagttttgcccccggtgatgcgttgtgcagacctcactaccctctggagagccttacggttgtgggcggagcagttgccgtaccaggtggtgatacagcccgacaggatgctctcgattgtgcatcagTAAAAGATTGTATTTTTGGTGACTagcctaatttcttcagcctcctgaggttgaagaggcgctgttgcgtcttcttcactgcgctgtctatgtgggtggaccatttcagtttgtccatgatgtgtactttccaccttctccactactgtcccttcgatgtggataggggggtgctccctctgctttttcctgaagtccacgatcatctccttagttttgttgacgttgagtgtgaggttactttcctgacaccacactctgagtgccctcacctcctccctgtaggccgtcagTGTTTGGGAATCAAGTCCACTACTATTGTAGGacgtctcattgttgttggtaatcaagcctaccactgtagtgtcgtctgcaaacttgattgagttggaggcgtgcatggccacgcagtcatgggtgaacagggagtacaggagagggctgagaacgcattcccagtgttgaggatcagcggggtggagatgcttcctatcctcaccacctggggacggcccgtcagaaagtccaggacttgtcctcatgtgcagttgtgAACCGTAGGCTGGCTTTTTTacagtggt is a genomic window containing:
- the serpine3 gene encoding probable serpin E3; the encoded protein is MCRLSMTSLFVYFWLVERGQCDAFSLQDTMGELHTEFAVNLYQTLTKTENNSNLIVSPASVSLSLGLLQLGARGNTLAQLVAALGYDINDMQVQDFLLRSQGDVGNSSHEVRLRQACVLFVQSGVQLLPVFTQHAAALGNSSLVRANFSQPNHSRSQLQQWGRNHGTGEPLQSGGSGELFGSGEAQEETSLWGQRLQMALVNTVNFRGVWQKQFLFTDTQNLPFTLSDGSTIKVPMMHQATEVNFGQFRTLSDQRYTVLELPYLGRSLSLLVALPSDRKTPLSSLESQLTPSAVATWDTGLRRTKMDVFLPRFKMQNRFNLRLILPSMGVSDAFNPMAADFTGLSAEEGLYVSDAFHEARIEVTEDGTKAVAVTSMVLLKRSRAPVFKADRPFFFLLRQVSTGSVLFMGRVVNPADQAP